DNA from Pseudocitrobacter corydidari:
CGCTCAAAGTGCGATGTTAAAAGACAAAAACATTCGAATTGATGCTCGTAATGCCGGAGATTTAAAAGCGTATATTGAGGCCTATGATGTCGTCCTCATCGGCCCACAGATGAAGCATAAATTCGTTGAATTAAAGAGTGTTGCTGATGCGTTTAACAAGCCTATTGAAGTGATCGACAGTAAAGCCTATGGGATGGCTGATGGCGGCCTGATTTTGAAACAAGCTTTATATCTCTATAATACTTCCCGCGTTTAAACTCAGGAGTTTCCATTATGCAAACTTCTCACGGGCATCTCAAAAAATTTGAGACGCATATGGTAACTATTGCCACAGCTATTGAGCAGAATCGCTTTATCTCATCGATAAAAAATGGGATGATCAGTTTAATGGCTATTTTGATGGTAGGTTCAATAAGTCTGATTGTTGCGGGTCTTGGATCGTTGTTTTCTTCTGATTCGGCAATGGGCGTTTTTTTTACCACTTATGGATCCTTACTACAGCTCCCCTTTACTTATACTTTCGGACTGCTTTCAGTATATTGTGCCATCACTATTAGCTACCATCACACTCAGCGTATCAACGTAACCCCGCTCTATCCGATAATCAGTGCGGTAATGGTCACCATAATACTCAACACAAAAATCATCGATGGGAATATCAACATTGCATTCCTTGATTCACGA
Protein-coding regions in this window:
- a CDS encoding PTS sugar transporter subunit IIB yields the protein MTYDNVGILLVCNLGASTSVMVSKMREVVAQSAMLKDKNIRIDARNAGDLKAYIEAYDVVLIGPQMKHKFVELKSVADAFNKPIEVIDSKAYGMADGGLILKQALYLYNTSRV